The DNA sequence CGGACTCCCTGAACAGTTCACGATAATAGACAGTCTGAGGGCGCACTACCCGGTAGCGCCATTGTGCCGGCTGTTCGGTGTTCACCGAAGCAGTTATCGCTACATTCGTAAAAATGGCAGGGATTCTGACGCCGAGCGTGCCGTTAAACGGAGTCTCGTCAGTGAAGTCTGGAACGCCAGTGGTGGCTCTGCTGGCGCGAGAAGTATCGCCACGATGGTCAGCGCTAAGGGCGTCAGACTCGGGCGATGGCTGGCCGGTAAGCTGATGAAAGAGCTGGATATCGCCAGTTGCCAGGTCCCGGCGCATAAATTCAAACGCGGCGGGAACGAACACATTGAAATACCGAACCATCTCGACCGGCAGTTCGCGGTTACCGCGCCGGATCAGGTCTGGTGCGGCGATGTGACGTATATCTGGACGGGAAAATGCTGGGCTTATCTGGCAGCAGTGCTGGATCTGTTCGCCCGCAAACCTGTGGGCTGGGCGATATCGACGTCGCCGGACTCGGCCCTCACGGTCAAAGCATTGCAGATGGCCTGGGAGCTTCGGGGTAAGCCAACAGGCGTGATGTTCCACAGCGATCAGGGCAGCCACTATACCAGCCGTCAGTACCGGCAGGGTCTGTGGCGCTGTCGGATAAAGCAGAGCATGA is a window from the Erwinia sp. genome containing:
- a CDS encoding hypothetical protein (ID:JIFNMEKO_00187;~source:Prodigal:2.6), with translation MGPDGTVIARDVADYRALSLVEAVIALRRHPFGLQAPEEPLHRGIIPAVTPATHALLYPTAPQTLPVLTAGIVAALIAVEHHACWLTPKLPGHLQCFDREGRVRRRRYRPAHRFAGEQIQHCCQISPAFSRPDIRHIAAPDLIRRGNRELPVEMVRYFNVFVPAAFEFMRRDLATGDIQLFHQLTGQPSPESDALSADHRGDTSRASRATTGVPDFTDETPFNGTLGVRIPAIFTNVAITASVNTEQPAQWRYRVVRPQTVYYRELFRESDIKSAVAFFRISFSISRRCIRFLISLSSVCSGVRGSPGGVFPWRSIRNDFTRRLMAERLTFIALAASP